The Actinomadura sp. WMMB 499 genome includes a window with the following:
- a CDS encoding serine hydrolase, whose amino-acid sequence MPDERGPDRVRRVLDGHIGAGLAPGLVALVRRGAETRAVVLGSMAAGGGAPMRRDALFRVLSLTKPVTAVAALSLVEDGTLALDDPVDRWVPELAGPRVLRRPDGPLDDTVPAARAITVRDLLTFRLGTGAMTEPCPLGDAMAAAGVAPGPDPTELAPGEWLGRLGALPLAYQPGARWLYDTGSDVLGVLLARAADRPLADLFRERVFEPLGMRDTGFHVPSGEAHRLAASYRPPDGSGVLTPRDDPRDRPPAFPSGAGGLVSTADDYVTFFRTLLDGGGPVLSRESVAAMTTDRLRAAEKAGAGMFLQSGGWGFGVAVETRDDPPESRAGRFGWMGGLGTMAFADPSADLVAVLFTQVELGSPESARVFDEFREVAYAPAE is encoded by the coding sequence ATGCCGGACGAGCGTGGGCCGGATCGGGTGCGGCGGGTGCTGGACGGGCACATCGGGGCGGGGCTCGCGCCGGGCCTCGTCGCGCTCGTCCGGCGGGGCGCGGAGACGCGGGCGGTCGTGCTCGGGTCGATGGCGGCGGGCGGCGGCGCGCCGATGCGCCGGGACGCGCTGTTCCGCGTCCTGTCGCTCACCAAGCCGGTGACGGCCGTCGCGGCGCTGTCGCTCGTCGAGGACGGCACGCTGGCGCTCGACGACCCGGTGGACAGGTGGGTGCCCGAGCTGGCGGGTCCGCGGGTGCTGCGCCGTCCGGACGGGCCGCTGGACGACACCGTCCCCGCGGCACGGGCCATCACCGTCCGCGACCTGCTGACGTTCCGGCTGGGAACCGGCGCGATGACGGAGCCGTGCCCGCTCGGGGACGCGATGGCGGCCGCGGGCGTCGCCCCGGGCCCGGACCCGACGGAGCTGGCGCCCGGCGAGTGGCTCGGACGGCTCGGCGCGCTGCCGCTCGCGTACCAGCCGGGCGCGCGCTGGCTGTACGACACGGGCTCGGACGTGCTCGGGGTGCTGCTCGCCCGCGCGGCGGACCGTCCGCTCGCCGACCTGTTCCGCGAGCGGGTCTTCGAGCCGCTCGGGATGCGCGACACCGGGTTCCACGTCCCGTCCGGCGAGGCGCACCGGCTGGCCGCGTCCTACCGGCCGCCGGACGGGTCCGGCGTGCTGACGCCGCGGGACGACCCGCGCGACCGGCCGCCCGCGTTCCCGTCCGGCGCCGGCGGCCTGGTCTCCACCGCCGACGACTACGTGACCTTCTTCCGGACGCTGCTGGACGGCGGCGGCCCGGTGCTGTCGCGGGAGTCGGTCGCGGCGATGACGACCGATCGGCTCCGCGCGGCGGAGAAGGCGGGCGCCGGGATGTTCCTCCAGTCGGGCGGCTGGGGGTTCGGCGTCGCGGTCGAGACTCGCGACGACCCGCCGGAGTCCCGCGCCGGACGGTTCGGCTGGATGGGCGGCCTCGGCACGATGGCGTTCGCCGACCCGTCCGCCGATCTCGTCGCGGTGCTGTTCACGCAGGTCGAGCTGGGTTCGCCGGAGTCCGCGCGGGTGTTCGACGAGTTCCGCGAGGTCGCCTACGCCCCGGCGGAGTGA
- a CDS encoding DUF5996 family protein: protein MGRQGWPRLRVADWQATRDTLHMWAQIVGKVRLAHAPLVNHWWNVTLYVSPRGLTTSTIPYGTGAFDVEFDFVGHRLRLRGSDGTDEGFALEPMTVAEFHDRTMRALGRLGVETRIQGHPNEVDPAIPFAEDDVHASYDADAAHLFWRQLLQGSRVLGEFRSRFVGKVSPVHVFWGALDLACTRFSGRTAPDHPGGAPNCGDWVMVEGYSRELSSCGFWPGGGEEGAFYAYAYPEPEGFAARSVRPSAAFYSAENGQFLLPYEAVADDPDPDAALLAFLQDTYEAAADLAGWDRDVLEADPARWAHKTNHRV from the coding sequence ATGGGACGGCAGGGGTGGCCGCGGCTGCGCGTGGCCGACTGGCAGGCGACGCGCGACACGCTGCACATGTGGGCGCAGATCGTCGGCAAGGTGCGGCTGGCGCACGCGCCGCTGGTGAACCACTGGTGGAACGTGACGTTGTACGTGAGCCCACGCGGGCTGACGACGTCGACGATCCCCTACGGCACCGGCGCGTTCGACGTCGAGTTCGACTTCGTCGGGCACCGGCTGCGGTTGCGCGGGAGCGACGGGACGGACGAGGGGTTCGCGCTGGAGCCGATGACGGTCGCGGAGTTCCACGACCGGACGATGCGGGCCCTCGGCCGGCTCGGCGTCGAGACGCGCATCCAGGGGCATCCGAACGAGGTCGATCCGGCGATCCCGTTCGCGGAGGACGACGTGCACGCGTCCTACGACGCGGACGCGGCGCACCTGTTCTGGCGGCAGCTGCTGCAGGGGTCGCGGGTGCTGGGGGAGTTCCGGTCGCGGTTCGTCGGGAAGGTCAGCCCCGTCCACGTGTTCTGGGGTGCGCTGGACCTCGCGTGCACGCGGTTCTCCGGCCGGACCGCGCCCGACCATCCCGGCGGCGCGCCGAACTGCGGCGACTGGGTGATGGTCGAGGGGTACTCGCGGGAGCTGAGCAGCTGCGGGTTCTGGCCGGGCGGCGGCGAGGAGGGCGCGTTCTACGCGTACGCCTACCCGGAGCCGGAGGGGTTCGCGGCCCGTTCCGTGCGGCCGTCGGCCGCGTTCTACAGCGCCGAGAACGGCCAGTTCCTGCTGCCGTACGAGGCGGTCGCCGACGATCCCGACCCCGACGCGGCGCTGCTGGCGTTCCTCCAGGACACCTACGAGGCCGCCGCCGACCTCGCCGGCTGGGACCGGGACGTCCTGGAGGCCGACCCCGCCCGCTGGGCGCACAAGACGAACCACCGCGTGTGA
- a CDS encoding VOC family protein, which translates to MVTREQLPAPTEGLVLTHFLTVRDVARSRAFYADVLGGEVVLAENPAIVRVANTWIIMNPGGGPTPDKPDVTLRAPEPGDPVTAFMNVRVADIAAFHARATSLGARFLTEPIDRKAEIRCYMVDPDGRLIEVGQATGMLHGVYADPPA; encoded by the coding sequence ATGGTGACCCGCGAACAGCTGCCCGCGCCCACCGAGGGGCTGGTGCTCACGCACTTCCTGACCGTCCGGGACGTCGCCCGCTCGCGCGCGTTCTACGCGGACGTGCTCGGCGGCGAGGTCGTCCTGGCGGAGAACCCGGCGATCGTGCGGGTCGCCAACACGTGGATCATCATGAATCCCGGCGGCGGCCCGACCCCCGACAAGCCGGACGTCACGCTGCGGGCGCCCGAGCCGGGGGACCCGGTGACGGCGTTCATGAACGTGCGGGTCGCCGACATCGCCGCGTTCCACGCGCGCGCGACGTCGCTGGGCGCCCGCTTCCTCACCGAGCCGATCGACCGCAAGGCCGAGATCCGCTGCTACATGGTGGATCCGGACGGCCGCCTCATCGAGGTCGGGCAGGCCACGGGCATGCTGCACGGCGTCTACGCCGACCCGCCGGCCTGA